Proteins encoded in a region of the Triplophysa dalaica isolate WHDGS20190420 chromosome 10, ASM1584641v1, whole genome shotgun sequence genome:
- the LOC130430012 gene encoding transmembrane protein 88B, whose translation MFGVPVVLDDDDDGEGDDGMCVVECDDGGVWGPRRGHSECVLWTVILLLWNLMLLMMCAVLLLLVFSVVLLPAALLLYTGFLCHSRVVASTARLCRYLDDNSSSALTILGFVMMSPLVVVAAALFCALLRRLHIFLYFQPITGARHHGRGLCWRRDVRVWV comes from the exons ATGTTTGGTGTGCCTGTGGTtttggatgatgatgatgatggtgaagGTGATGATGGGATGTGTGTGGTCGAGTGTGATGACGGGGGGGTGTGGGGTCCTCGGCGGGGTCACAGTGAGTGTGTGCTGTGGACGGTCATTCTTCTGCTGTGGAACCTCATGCTGCTGATGATGTGTGCGGTTCTCCTGCTGCTCGTCTTCAGTGTCGTCCTGCTGCCCGCCGCCCTGCTGCTTTACACCGGATTCCTCTGTCACTCACGG GTCGTGGCTTCAACGGCTCGTCTCTGTCGATACCTTGACGACAACAGTAGCTCCGCCCTAACCATCCTGGGCTTTGTGATGATGTCACCATTGGTTGTGGTTGCTGCGGCGCTATTCTGTGCTCTTCTTAGGCGGCTACACATCTTCTTATATTTCCAGCCAATCACAGGAGCTCGTCATCATGGGCGGGGTCTGTGCTGGAGGCGGGACGTTCGTGTCTGGGTTTGA
- the LOC130430008 gene encoding von Willebrand factor A domain-containing protein 1-like, which produces MEKLRIALVLVSACLWPTFARSSDCCEGDILLLLDSSGHVNSSQFTKLLHFLSELLRPFLLGRGQVRVGLVQVGTPPSLEFGLDTYNTQNALQEALRRTQQLRGVADTADALRLAQRILRVDGQAEATRRIILWLTDGVGPGEVDGPMAVMRQQGVSVLAVSTGAGNYHVLCDAVTPPIEKHLYFVDVDDIIIITEDLREAIIQLIRAERLQVSDVRSRSAVLQWRPVLSGGLESYELHYGPDPSSGTTGSISKESKSKLTIPGDSSWTQLNNLQPDTTYTGRLIPQTNIHQIKTLNVIFRTLPEPFGPVKVIVSDLGPDRLRVSWYPVQPEQVQQYRVEYGAIPSGPVRTMTLPSNQSTALLKLLQKHTEYLITVTALHSSGQQRATSIKACTWEVPPALADLWLTPAGRGSVNVDWRGGGEGLMGYWVSWKNEDWPSSSSLFLPPRSQSTLLSELGHTSRVCVSPVYETARGEGLCCTAHT; this is translated from the exons atggaGAAACTCCGGATCGCCTTGGTGCTGGTGAGCGCGTGCCTGTGGCCGACCTTCGCGCGCAGCTCAG actGTTGTGAGGGAGATATTCTGCTTCTGCTGGACTCATCTGGTCACGTCAACTCATCCCAGTTTACGAAACTGCTGCACTTCCTCTCTGAGCTTCTGAGGCCATTCCTATTGGGCCGTGGTCAGGTGAGGGTGGGGCTTGTGCAGGTGGGAACTCCTCCGAGCCTGGAATTTGGCCTGGACACTTACAATACCCAGAATGCCCTACAGGAGGCACTGAGGAGGACGCAGCAACTCCGTGGAGTAGCGGACACAGCGGACGCGTTGCGATTGGCTCAGAGAATACTGCGTGTGGACGGTCAAGCCGAAGCCACACGTAGAATAATCCTCTGGCTCACAGACGGGGTGGGGCCGGGAGAAGTGGACGGACCAATGGCAGTGATGCGGCAACAGGGCGTGTCTGTATTAGCTGTTTCGACGGGGGCAGGAAATTATCACGTGCTATGCGACGCAGTGACTCCGCCCATCGAAAAACACCTGTATTTTGTAGatgttgatgacatcatcatcatcaccgaAGACCTGAGGGAGGCCATCATAC AGTTGATCCGTGCCGAGCGTCTGCAGGTGAGTGATGTTCGCTCTCGCAGCGCCGTTCTGCAGTGGAGGCCGGTGCTCAGTGGAGGTTTGGAGTCCTACGAGCTCCATTACGGCCCTGACCCATCCAGTGGCACGACGGGCTCCATCAGCAAAGAGTCCAAAAGCAAACTCACCATTCCTGGAGACTCCAGCTGGACCCAACTCAACAACCTGCAGCCCGACACAACCTACACTGGACGACTCATTCCCCAAACCAACATTCACCAGATCAAAACACTCAACGTTATCTTCAGAACCCTGCCTG AGCCCTTTGGTCCCGTCAAAGTCATTGTGTCTGATTTGGGTCCGGACCGCTTGCGTGTGAGCTGGTATCCAGTTCAACCCGAGCAGGTCCAGCAATATCGTGTGGAATATGGAGCGATTCCCAGCGGGCCGGTCCGAACGATGACACTGCCCTCCAATCAGAGCACCGCTCTCCTCAAACTCCTCCAGAAACACACTGAATATCTCATCACTGTCACTGCGCTGCACTCCTCTGGCCAGCAGAGGGCCACGTCCATTAAAGCCTGCACATGGGAAG TTCCCCCTGCACTAGCTGACCTTTGGCTGACCCCAGCGGGGCGGGGCTCCGTGAACGTTGATTGGCGGGGCGGAGGAGAGGGGCTGATGGGATATTGGGTGAGTTGGAAGAATGAAGACTGGCCGTCGTCTTCCTCACTGTTCCTGCCACCACGTTCACAGTCCACCCTGCTGTCAGAGCTGGGCCACACCAGTCGGGTGTGTGTGTCGCCCGTGTATGAGACCGCCCGCGGCGAGGGCCTCTGCTGTACTGCACACACCTGA
- the LOC130430010 gene encoding cyclin-L2-like isoform X3, protein MSRATGGFLPGDGILIAGELYSGVALTLENCLLPPERVHCSPSRAHGLPARTEQQLRSRMCEMIQSAGILLRLPQFLCQCISQVAMATAQILFQRFFFCKSLVKHCAETVAIACLHLASKIEEEPRRVRDVLNVFHHLKHSTGHRCVSPLLLDDTYVNRKSHVIKAERRVLKELGFCVHVKHPHKVIVMYLQVLEGEKNTRLVQMAWNYMNDSLRTDVFLRFRAETVACACIFLSARVLQIALPDQPPWFLLFGASEEDLKEISMCILRLYTLPCDPLADLQQQVEETRLTLETKPASEPPVTDTLTRDSSSTSFSPASKAASPADAPTNHESPLSKHVLRNMCGKISNRDGRKRLSRSDERRNTHCRPSPPRRRRSRSVCSPEPSFSPGRSKSHRHRDRQRGRQRVRTNGYSPHRT, encoded by the exons ATGTCGCGAGCGACGGGTGGGTTTCTGCCCGGTGACGGGATCCTGATCGCGGGGGAACTCTATTCTGGCGTCGCGCTCACGCTCGAGAACTGCCTGCTTCCCCCCGAGCGGGTGCACTGCAGCCCGTCGCGCGCCCACGGGCTGCCCGCGCGCACAGAACAGCAGCTGCGCAGCCGGATGTGCGAGATGATCCAGAGCGCGGGAATACTGCTGCGGCTGCCACAG TTTTTGTGTCAATGCATTTCACAGGTCGCCATGGCAACGGCCCAGATCCTCTTCCAGCGGTTCTTCTTCTGTAAGTCGTTGGTGAAACACTGTGCAGAG ACGGTGGCCATAGCGTGTCTTCACCTCGCGTCGAAGATCGAAGAGGAGCCGCGGCGAGTGAGGGACGTGTTGAACGTGTTCCATCACCTCAAACACAGCACAGGACACAG GTGTGTGAGTCCACTGCTCCTGGACGACACTTACGTCAACCGCAAGAGTCATGTGATCAAAGCTGAGCGGCGCGTCCTGAAGGAGCTCGGCTTCTGTGTCCACGTCAAACATCCTCACAAG GTGATCGTGATGTATCTTCAGGTTCTGGAGGGTGAGAAGAACACCAGACTTGTTCAGATGGCCTG GAACTACATGAACGACAGTTTGCGGACGGATGTTTTCTTAAGATTCAGGGCTGAAACTGTCGCATGTGCGTGTATCTTCCTGTCTGCAAGAGTGTTACAG ATTGCTCTTCCTGATCAACCGCCCTGGTTCCTGCTGTTTGGGGCATCAGAAGAGGACCTGAAAGAGATCAGCATGTGTATTCTGAGGCTGTACACGCTGCCGTGTGATCCGTTGGCTGATCTTCAGCAGCAGGTGGAGGAGACACGTTTAACGCTGGAGACCAAACCTGCGTCAGAACCGCCGGTGACGGACACCCTGACACGTGACTCGTCGTCGACCAGTTTCTCTCCCGCATCTAAAGCTG CGTCTCCTGCTGATGCTCCAACCAATCACGAATCTCCGCTGTCCAAACACGTCCTCAGAAACATGTGTGGAAAGATCTCCAACAGAGACGG GAGGAAGCGTCTGAGTCGCAGTGATGAAAGACGAAACACTCACTGCCGCCCATCACCCCCCCGCCGCAG gcgcAGTCGTAGCGTCTGCTCTCCAGAACCGTCTTTCTCTCCTGGACGTTCAAAGTCTCACCGGCACAGAGACAGACAGCGAGGTCGCCAGCGAGTGCGAACGAACGGATATTCGCCTCACAGGACATGA
- the LOC130430010 gene encoding cyclin-L2-like isoform X2, which yields MSRATGGFLPGDGILIAGELYSGVALTLENCLLPPERVHCSPSRAHGLPARTEQQLRSRMCEMIQSAGILLRLPQVAMATAQILFQRFFFCKSLVKHCAETVAIACLHLASKIEEEPRRVRDVLNVFHHLKHSTGHRCVSPLLLDDTYVNRKSHVIKAERRVLKELGFCVHVKHPHKVIVMYLQVLEGEKNTRLVQMAWNYMNDSLRTDVFLRFRAETVACACIFLSARVLQIALPDQPPWFLLFGASEEDLKEISMCILRLYTLPCDPLADLQQQVEETRLTLETKPASEPPVTDTLTRDSSSTSFSPASKAASPADAPTNHESPLSKHVLRNMCGKISNRDGRKRLSRSDERRNTHCRPSPPRRAVVASALQNRLSLLDVQSLTGTETDSEVASECERTDIRLTGHDEGDVIRWAGAKTDQHDGVYKLTHDSNVLRKESFVFLRDVF from the exons ATGTCGCGAGCGACGGGTGGGTTTCTGCCCGGTGACGGGATCCTGATCGCGGGGGAACTCTATTCTGGCGTCGCGCTCACGCTCGAGAACTGCCTGCTTCCCCCCGAGCGGGTGCACTGCAGCCCGTCGCGCGCCCACGGGCTGCCCGCGCGCACAGAACAGCAGCTGCGCAGCCGGATGTGCGAGATGATCCAGAGCGCGGGAATACTGCTGCGGCTGCCACAG GTCGCCATGGCAACGGCCCAGATCCTCTTCCAGCGGTTCTTCTTCTGTAAGTCGTTGGTGAAACACTGTGCAGAG ACGGTGGCCATAGCGTGTCTTCACCTCGCGTCGAAGATCGAAGAGGAGCCGCGGCGAGTGAGGGACGTGTTGAACGTGTTCCATCACCTCAAACACAGCACAGGACACAG GTGTGTGAGTCCACTGCTCCTGGACGACACTTACGTCAACCGCAAGAGTCATGTGATCAAAGCTGAGCGGCGCGTCCTGAAGGAGCTCGGCTTCTGTGTCCACGTCAAACATCCTCACAAG GTGATCGTGATGTATCTTCAGGTTCTGGAGGGTGAGAAGAACACCAGACTTGTTCAGATGGCCTG GAACTACATGAACGACAGTTTGCGGACGGATGTTTTCTTAAGATTCAGGGCTGAAACTGTCGCATGTGCGTGTATCTTCCTGTCTGCAAGAGTGTTACAG ATTGCTCTTCCTGATCAACCGCCCTGGTTCCTGCTGTTTGGGGCATCAGAAGAGGACCTGAAAGAGATCAGCATGTGTATTCTGAGGCTGTACACGCTGCCGTGTGATCCGTTGGCTGATCTTCAGCAGCAGGTGGAGGAGACACGTTTAACGCTGGAGACCAAACCTGCGTCAGAACCGCCGGTGACGGACACCCTGACACGTGACTCGTCGTCGACCAGTTTCTCTCCCGCATCTAAAGCTG CGTCTCCTGCTGATGCTCCAACCAATCACGAATCTCCGCTGTCCAAACACGTCCTCAGAAACATGTGTGGAAAGATCTCCAACAGAGACGG GAGGAAGCGTCTGAGTCGCAGTGATGAAAGACGAAACACTCACTGCCGCCCATCACCCCCCCGCC gcgcAGTCGTAGCGTCTGCTCTCCAGAACCGTCTTTCTCTCCTGGACGTTCAAAGTCTCACCGGCACAGAGACAGACAGCGAGGTCGCCAGCGAGTGCGAACGAACGGATATTCGCCTCACAGGACATGATGAAGGTGATGTCATCAGATGGGCGGGAGCAAAAACCGACCAGCATGATGGTGTTTACAAACTCACTCATGATTCTAACGTCTTGAGAAAAGAATCCTTTGTATTTTTGAGAGACGTGTTCTGA
- the LOC130430010 gene encoding cyclin-L2-like isoform X1 codes for MSRATGGFLPGDGILIAGELYSGVALTLENCLLPPERVHCSPSRAHGLPARTEQQLRSRMCEMIQSAGILLRLPQFLCQCISQVAMATAQILFQRFFFCKSLVKHCAETVAIACLHLASKIEEEPRRVRDVLNVFHHLKHSTGHRCVSPLLLDDTYVNRKSHVIKAERRVLKELGFCVHVKHPHKVIVMYLQVLEGEKNTRLVQMAWNYMNDSLRTDVFLRFRAETVACACIFLSARVLQIALPDQPPWFLLFGASEEDLKEISMCILRLYTLPCDPLADLQQQVEETRLTLETKPASEPPVTDTLTRDSSSTSFSPASKAASPADAPTNHESPLSKHVLRNMCGKISNRDGRKRLSRSDERRNTHCRPSPPRRAVVASALQNRLSLLDVQSLTGTETDSEVASECERTDIRLTGHDEGDVIRWAGAKTDQHDGVYKLTHDSNVLRKESFVFLRDVF; via the exons ATGTCGCGAGCGACGGGTGGGTTTCTGCCCGGTGACGGGATCCTGATCGCGGGGGAACTCTATTCTGGCGTCGCGCTCACGCTCGAGAACTGCCTGCTTCCCCCCGAGCGGGTGCACTGCAGCCCGTCGCGCGCCCACGGGCTGCCCGCGCGCACAGAACAGCAGCTGCGCAGCCGGATGTGCGAGATGATCCAGAGCGCGGGAATACTGCTGCGGCTGCCACAG TTTTTGTGTCAATGCATTTCACAGGTCGCCATGGCAACGGCCCAGATCCTCTTCCAGCGGTTCTTCTTCTGTAAGTCGTTGGTGAAACACTGTGCAGAG ACGGTGGCCATAGCGTGTCTTCACCTCGCGTCGAAGATCGAAGAGGAGCCGCGGCGAGTGAGGGACGTGTTGAACGTGTTCCATCACCTCAAACACAGCACAGGACACAG GTGTGTGAGTCCACTGCTCCTGGACGACACTTACGTCAACCGCAAGAGTCATGTGATCAAAGCTGAGCGGCGCGTCCTGAAGGAGCTCGGCTTCTGTGTCCACGTCAAACATCCTCACAAG GTGATCGTGATGTATCTTCAGGTTCTGGAGGGTGAGAAGAACACCAGACTTGTTCAGATGGCCTG GAACTACATGAACGACAGTTTGCGGACGGATGTTTTCTTAAGATTCAGGGCTGAAACTGTCGCATGTGCGTGTATCTTCCTGTCTGCAAGAGTGTTACAG ATTGCTCTTCCTGATCAACCGCCCTGGTTCCTGCTGTTTGGGGCATCAGAAGAGGACCTGAAAGAGATCAGCATGTGTATTCTGAGGCTGTACACGCTGCCGTGTGATCCGTTGGCTGATCTTCAGCAGCAGGTGGAGGAGACACGTTTAACGCTGGAGACCAAACCTGCGTCAGAACCGCCGGTGACGGACACCCTGACACGTGACTCGTCGTCGACCAGTTTCTCTCCCGCATCTAAAGCTG CGTCTCCTGCTGATGCTCCAACCAATCACGAATCTCCGCTGTCCAAACACGTCCTCAGAAACATGTGTGGAAAGATCTCCAACAGAGACGG GAGGAAGCGTCTGAGTCGCAGTGATGAAAGACGAAACACTCACTGCCGCCCATCACCCCCCCGCC gcgcAGTCGTAGCGTCTGCTCTCCAGAACCGTCTTTCTCTCCTGGACGTTCAAAGTCTCACCGGCACAGAGACAGACAGCGAGGTCGCCAGCGAGTGCGAACGAACGGATATTCGCCTCACAGGACATGATGAAGGTGATGTCATCAGATGGGCGGGAGCAAAAACCGACCAGCATGATGGTGTTTACAAACTCACTCATGATTCTAACGTCTTGAGAAAAGAATCCTTTGTATTTTTGAGAGACGTGTTCTGA
- the LOC130430322 gene encoding uncharacterized protein LOC130430322, which translates to MPRLSAAEKQRRYRARRDADPAKREAYLAKGRQKWREKREQGAYYKPICEQSEREKRAKRKAWRRAQEQSRRRKKQASAIVTPPLSPDSEEQPVPQPGRQRIQGRRTRRRRYQKIYIENHKLKEKLKAQTKTSDKYRKRYERLLCSVDSPSKRTKRMLGTSPVSNDVRRTLVYHHALLKSLKQKFQCAAKEKTRNLIARIVSGKILKKYRFQKIIHDTLGVSAKRYCKNVNTNGDEIACFARKKYISTHSKLQDQVVAFYTRDDASRSTAGKKQTVTKGKVKMQKRFMTDTMKNLLLENVSSKLSYTLFCRMRPYWVVHPTIADRDTCLCKVHENLEFIVEKLHGLKLLERTELESLAEETCCNPTFKPCMYAECKNCKLQDLKIQSGYDGQTQVSCVQWTTETVLREKKSGDSKEKLPVNITVKREMESSLEDLIETFQKQLKKFKRHLFNIKTQFNYYRELKKNMKSNECLIHIDFSENYSCKFHKEIQAVHFASSHQQATLHTGVLYIGGEEDHLCFTTISPCKEKGPPAIWAHLSPVLKHLKETCPTVSIIHFFSDGPCSQYRQKGNFYMFTTELYNQGFTAGTWNFFEASHGKGAPDGVGGLLKRTADRLVSQGEDISTAKHLFNALVNTNTAVKIFYIEEATVEKAIQQMPQRLPAVPCTMRIHQVITQTPGKLTYRDVSCLCSTRQILQCQCYQAQAFDFKVNSAVPALHRGQPDLEVQWDRDDIVGQWCVIRYDDEVYPGTIVEVSETHVHVKCMHRVGHNRYYWPMREDAHWYPFEDVLRLIPAPQHVTARHVEIKRDVWEDIAKSYLHG; encoded by the exons ATGCCACGATTATCTGCTGCAGAAAAGCAGCGCCGTTACCGTGCACGGCGAGATGCTGATCCTGCAAAAAGGGAGGCATACTTGGCAAAAGGCCGGCAGAAATGGAGAGAAAAGAGGGAGCAAGGTGCATACTATAAGCCCATATGTGAACAGAGTGAGAGGGAAAAACGTGCAAAGAGAAAGGCCTGGAGAAGAGCCCAGGAACAGAGCAGACGCAGAAAGAAACAGGCTTCTGCTATTGTTACCCCACCACTTAGTCCTGACAGCGAGGAACAACCAGTTCCACAACCAGGAAG acagagaatacaaggaaGAAGGACTAGAAGAAGACGGTACCAGAAAATATACATTGAGAATCACAAACTCAAGGAAAAGCTTAAAgctcaaacaaaaacatcagacAAATACCGTAAGCGCTATGAACGGCTACTGTGCAGTGTTGACTCTCCtagcaaaagaacaaaaaggaTGCTCGGAACAAGTCCAGTCAGTAATGATGTGCGGAGAACACTGGTCTATCATcatgcacttttgaaaagcCTCAAACAAAAATTTCAGTGTGCAGCAAAAGAAAAGACCAGGAACCTAATCGCCAGAATCGTATCtggaaaaatattgaaaaaatacagGTTCCAGAAAATCATTCATGACACACTGGGTGTCTCAGCCAAACGATACTGCAAGAATGTGAACACAAATGGGGACGAAATAGCCTGTTTTGCCAGGAAGAAATACATATCCACACACTCAAAACTGCAAGACCAGGTTGTTGCCTTTTACACCAGGGATGACGCAAGTCGTTCAACAGCAGGTAAAAAGCAGACCGTAACAAAGGGAAAAGTAAAAATGCAGAAGCGGTTTATGACTGACACCATGAAAAACCTCCTGCTGGAAAACGTCTCTAGCAAACTTTCCTATACACTCTTCTGCCGAATGCGCCCATACTGGGTAGTCCATCCAACCATTGCAGACAGAGATACGTGTCTATGTAAGGTGCATGAAAACTTGGAATTTATCGTGGAGAAACTTCATGGACTTAAACTTCTGGAGAGAACAGAGTTGGAATCTCTTGCTGAGGAAACTTGCTGTAATCCAACATTTAAACCATGCATGTATGCGGAATGCAAGAACTGCAAACTACAAGACCTCAAGATTCAGTCTGGCTATGATGGTCAAACCCAAGTTTCTTGTGTGCAGTGGACAACTGAAACTGTCCTCAGAGAGAAGAAAAGTGGTGACAGCAAAGAAAAGTTGCCTGTGAATATCACTGTGAAGAGGGAAATGGAGAGTTCTTTGGAGGACCTGATTGAGACTTTCCAGAAACAGCTCAAAAAGTTCAAAAGGCACTTGTTCAACATCAAGACCCAGTTTAACTACTACAGGGAATTGAAAAAGAACATGAAGAGTAATGAATGCCTCATACACATTGATTTCTCTGAGAACTACTCTTGCAAGTTTCACAAAGAGATTCAAGCTGTCCATTTTGCCTCTTCTCATCAACAAGCAACTCTTCATACAGGGGTCCTCTACATTGGTGGTGAGGAAGACCACTTGTGCTTCACAACAATTTCGCCATGCAAAGAAAAGGGTCCACCTGCCATATGGGCACACCTCTCCCCAGTACTTAAACATctcaaggaaacatgcccaacAGTGTCAATTATCCACTTTTTCAGTGATGGTCCCTGCTCACAATACAGGCAGAAGGGCAACTTTTACATGTTCACAACGGAATTGTACAACCAGGGCTTCACTGCGGGCACTTGGAACTTTTTTGAGGCCAGCCACGGAAAGGGTGCCCCCGATGGGGTAGGAGGCCTTCTGAAGAGAACAGCTGACAGATTGGTGAGCCAAGGTGAAGACATTTCCACTGCTAAACATCTTTTCAATGCATTGGTAAACACCAATACAGCTGTCAAGATCTTCTACATTGAAGAGGCTACAGTGGAAAAGGCCATACAGCAGATGCCACAACGACTCCCCGCTGTACCATGCACTATGCGGATTCACCAGGTCATCACGCAAACACCAGGGAAACTGACATACCGTGATGTGAGCTGCCTGTGTTCAACAAGGCAGATTCTGCAATGTCAGTGTTACCAAGCTCAGGCCTTCGACTTCAAAGTCAACTCTGCTGTTCCTGCATTGCACCGAGGACAACCAGACCTTGAAGTACAGTGGGATAGAGATGACATTGTTGGTCAGTGGTGTGTCATCAGATATGACGATGAGGTTTACCCTGGAACCATTGTTGAAGTGAGTGAGACACATGTTCATGTTAAGTGCATGCACAGAGTGGGACACAATCGTTACTACTGGCCTATGCGAGAGGATGCACACTGGTATCCATTTGAGGATGTGCTCAGGTTGATCCCTGCCCCACAGCATGTGACAGCACGtcatgttgaaataaaaagagatgtGTGGGAAGATATTGCCAAATCATATCTTCATGGCTAa
- the LOC130430287 gene encoding olfactory receptor class A-like protein 4 has protein sequence MAATGKPVNSAQRMVSSPLYITFYILLVLLGNLGNATVIGVVGESILWSQGVIRSADVILVNMAFSNLMVSLVRNSLLVVSDLGIEIFLNKGWCRFMMGVWVWLRSANVWSTFFLSAFHFQTLRRVAPPMVNLHGPRKLPKSLILCFFLIWSLNLLYSIPAFTFSKNGDENSTESLMLVSSTTRPLLGCVWDFPSTYSGLVFATSSMVIHESIPIFLMSITNVGSLLTLYSHGMTRSAAHKTQDAPIIIRIPAERRAAKVILALNILFIASWGTSIISVNYFNYNRGSSAEFLLVVARIGNITFIALSPIVLAVGHRRLRAFIKSLLSRVV, from the exons ATGGCCGCTACGGGCAAACCCGTGAACTCTGCTCAGCGTATGGTTTCATCTCCTCTATACATCACCTTCTACATCTTACTGGTGCTGCTGGGGAACCTGGGTAATGCCACGGTCATCGGTGTGGTCGGAGAAAGCATTTTGTGGAGTCAAGGAGTCATCCGCAGCGCCGATGTCATTCTGGTCAACATGGCTTTCTCCAACCTAATGGTGTCGTTGGTGAGAAACTCTCTTCTGGTGGTGTCTGACCTGGGAATAGAG ATTTTCCTGAATAAAGGCTGGTGTCGTTTCATGATGGGCGTCTGGGTTTGGTTGCGCTCTGCGAACGTTTGGTCGACATTCTTTCTCAGCGCGTTTCATTTTCAAACTCTTCGCCGGGTCGCTCCACCTATGGTCAACCTGCACGGCCCCCGCAAGCTTCCCAAATCCCTCATCCTCTGCTTCTTCCTCATCTGGAGTCTCAATCTCCTCTACTCCATCCCAGCGTTTACTTTCTCCAAAAACGGAGACGAGAACTCCACCGAG TCATTGATGTTGGTGAGCAGCACGACTCGACCGCTGTTGGGTTGCGTTTGGGACTTTCCATCCACTTACAGCGGCTTGGTCTTCGCCACCTCCTCCATGGTGATACACGAGAGCATTCCCATCTTCCTGATGAGTATCACTAATGTGGGATCCCTGCTGACGCTCTATTCCCACGGAATGACACGGAGCGCCGCTCACAAGACTCAGGATGCACCAATCATCATCCGGATCCCTGCCGAGAGACGTGCGGCTAAG gtGATTCTGGCACTCAATATTCTCTTCATCGCCTCATGGGGCACCAGCATCATCTCTGTCAACTACTTCAACTATAACCGCGGATCATCCGCTGAGTTTCTGCTTGTCGTGGCTCGCATCGGCAACATCACCTTCATCGCCCTGTCGCCCATCGTCCTCGCCGTGGGACACCGGAGACTCCGAGCGTTCATCAAGTCACTCCTGTCTCGTGTCGTCTGA
- the LOC130430010 gene encoding cyclin-L2-like isoform X4: MATAQILFQRFFFCKSLVKHCAETVAIACLHLASKIEEEPRRVRDVLNVFHHLKHSTGHRCVSPLLLDDTYVNRKSHVIKAERRVLKELGFCVHVKHPHKVIVMYLQVLEGEKNTRLVQMAWNYMNDSLRTDVFLRFRAETVACACIFLSARVLQIALPDQPPWFLLFGASEEDLKEISMCILRLYTLPCDPLADLQQQVEETRLTLETKPASEPPVTDTLTRDSSSTSFSPASKAASPADAPTNHESPLSKHVLRNMCGKISNRDGRKRLSRSDERRNTHCRPSPPRRAVVASALQNRLSLLDVQSLTGTETDSEVASECERTDIRLTGHDEGDVIRWAGAKTDQHDGVYKLTHDSNVLRKESFVFLRDVF, encoded by the exons ATGGCAACGGCCCAGATCCTCTTCCAGCGGTTCTTCTTCTGTAAGTCGTTGGTGAAACACTGTGCAGAG ACGGTGGCCATAGCGTGTCTTCACCTCGCGTCGAAGATCGAAGAGGAGCCGCGGCGAGTGAGGGACGTGTTGAACGTGTTCCATCACCTCAAACACAGCACAGGACACAG GTGTGTGAGTCCACTGCTCCTGGACGACACTTACGTCAACCGCAAGAGTCATGTGATCAAAGCTGAGCGGCGCGTCCTGAAGGAGCTCGGCTTCTGTGTCCACGTCAAACATCCTCACAAG GTGATCGTGATGTATCTTCAGGTTCTGGAGGGTGAGAAGAACACCAGACTTGTTCAGATGGCCTG GAACTACATGAACGACAGTTTGCGGACGGATGTTTTCTTAAGATTCAGGGCTGAAACTGTCGCATGTGCGTGTATCTTCCTGTCTGCAAGAGTGTTACAG ATTGCTCTTCCTGATCAACCGCCCTGGTTCCTGCTGTTTGGGGCATCAGAAGAGGACCTGAAAGAGATCAGCATGTGTATTCTGAGGCTGTACACGCTGCCGTGTGATCCGTTGGCTGATCTTCAGCAGCAGGTGGAGGAGACACGTTTAACGCTGGAGACCAAACCTGCGTCAGAACCGCCGGTGACGGACACCCTGACACGTGACTCGTCGTCGACCAGTTTCTCTCCCGCATCTAAAGCTG CGTCTCCTGCTGATGCTCCAACCAATCACGAATCTCCGCTGTCCAAACACGTCCTCAGAAACATGTGTGGAAAGATCTCCAACAGAGACGG GAGGAAGCGTCTGAGTCGCAGTGATGAAAGACGAAACACTCACTGCCGCCCATCACCCCCCCGCC gcgcAGTCGTAGCGTCTGCTCTCCAGAACCGTCTTTCTCTCCTGGACGTTCAAAGTCTCACCGGCACAGAGACAGACAGCGAGGTCGCCAGCGAGTGCGAACGAACGGATATTCGCCTCACAGGACATGATGAAGGTGATGTCATCAGATGGGCGGGAGCAAAAACCGACCAGCATGATGGTGTTTACAAACTCACTCATGATTCTAACGTCTTGAGAAAAGAATCCTTTGTATTTTTGAGAGACGTGTTCTGA